One region of Bacteroidota bacterium genomic DNA includes:
- a CDS encoding T9SS type A sorting domain-containing protein, which translates to MKFRNNSFIFFLCVVTLSSAQQNTWTKKADFTGTERTSAVGFAIDTNGYIGTGYDTADFKRNFYSWNQNNNLWRKISGIGGASGSGLSRDMAVCFVVNSKAYVGTGQGLAWYMNDFWMYDPVANAWTQVADFMGSARRGAVGFSIGSKGYAGLGLDQNGLRNDFFEYDPAANLWTAKANFPNTPRQLAVGFSIGAKGYVGTGDDGILKNDFWEFDPAANTWIPKANFSGTPRRSACAFVIDSIAFVGTGYDNTLNYKNDFWKYSPATDSWTQIANFGGTPRANAVAFSVGSFGYVGTGYDGFMRGDFWEYSPVLAVEELEPQISVSVFPNPFAESATLRITNGNRIANYEFKLYDINGKKISPEIIRTSDSFVIRRGGIAAGIYFYEITFRNKILHSGKLITR; encoded by the coding sequence ATGAAATTCAGAAATAATAGTTTCATTTTTTTTCTTTGTGTTGTTACTCTGAGTTCAGCGCAGCAAAATACCTGGACAAAAAAAGCCGACTTCACGGGAACAGAAAGAACTTCCGCAGTTGGATTTGCAATTGACACGAACGGCTACATCGGCACGGGCTATGACACTGCCGACTTCAAACGGAATTTTTACTCGTGGAATCAGAATAATAATTTATGGAGAAAAATTTCCGGCATCGGAGGCGCAAGTGGTTCAGGTCTTTCGCGCGACATGGCGGTTTGCTTTGTGGTGAATTCAAAAGCGTACGTGGGAACGGGACAGGGGCTTGCGTGGTACATGAATGATTTCTGGATGTATGACCCCGTTGCAAATGCCTGGACGCAGGTTGCAGATTTCATGGGCAGTGCACGAAGAGGCGCGGTGGGTTTTTCCATCGGCAGCAAAGGATATGCGGGCCTCGGGCTTGACCAGAACGGATTGCGAAATGATTTTTTTGAATACGACCCTGCTGCAAATCTCTGGACAGCCAAAGCAAATTTTCCAAACACACCGCGGCAACTCGCTGTGGGATTTTCCATTGGCGCGAAAGGATATGTGGGCACAGGCGATGACGGAATTCTGAAAAATGATTTCTGGGAATTTGACCCCGCAGCGAACACATGGATTCCGAAAGCGAATTTTTCCGGCACCCCGCGCAGAAGCGCTTGCGCGTTTGTAATTGACTCCATTGCGTTTGTCGGAACCGGCTATGACAACACGCTGAATTATAAAAATGATTTCTGGAAATATTCTCCCGCCACCGATTCATGGACGCAGATTGCAAACTTTGGCGGAACTCCGCGCGCCAATGCCGTTGCGTTTTCTGTCGGCTCATTCGGCTATGTGGGCACGGGCTACGATGGATTTATGCGGGGAGATTTTTGGGAATACAGCCCCGTGCTTGCCGTGGAAGAACTCGAACCGCAGATTTCCGTGAGTGTTTTTCCGAACCCGTTTGCTGAAAGCGCAACTCTGCGAATTACGAATGGAAACCGAATTGCGAATTACGAATTTAAACTATATGACATAAATGGAAAAAAAATTTCTCCTGAAATTATTCGTACTTCGGATTCATTCGTAATTCGCAGGGGTGGCATTGCCGCAGGAATTTATTTTTACGAAATCACTTTCAGGAATAAAATTCTTCACAGTGGAAAATTAATCACGCGCTGA
- a CDS encoding T9SS type A sorting domain-containing protein — MQLKNLLFSENFQNDIDFISFAFFCEKFFSEHLEKSCRFRRKQARALGWICIANKGYIGIGQDTANNMLNDFWEYDTTFNAWTQLADFGGVARRDAVGFSIGSKGYIGTGIDNYDSNFGNQLSDFWEYDPASNVWTQRANFPGNFGGGVYKATGFEAGGMGYICGGQVGSSSYSNELWQYNPSTNMWLQRANFPPGDRFGLTSFSINGKGYVGTGADYNLMNNDLWEYNPSGDTWAQKNNLPASQRMYCTGFAIGTKGYIALGTDGGSRTDLFEYNPSTNSWAVRSAYPGAARKSTPAFTIGNEAFVGTGSSDAGDRKDMYVYSPLVPAAVEEISQENLVSVFPNPFAETATLRITNLHALRIEKIQITFFNLAGEEVQPFVIRNSDSFVIRRNNLRAGIYLYKVSDEKKIIGTGKIIVE, encoded by the coding sequence TTGCAACTAAAAAATTTATTATTCAGTGAGAATTTTCAAAACGATATTGATTTTATTTCTTTCGCTTTTTTTTGCGAAAAGTTTTTCTCAGAACACCTGGAAAAAAGTTGCCGCTTTCGCAGGAAGCAAGCGCGAGCGCTCGGTTGGATTTGCATAGCGAACAAAGGATATATCGGCATAGGACAGGATACAGCAAACAATATGCTGAATGATTTCTGGGAATACGATACAACCTTCAATGCATGGACGCAACTTGCAGATTTTGGCGGAGTGGCAAGGCGCGATGCAGTTGGATTTTCCATCGGAAGCAAAGGATATATCGGAACCGGAATTGATAATTACGATTCGAATTTCGGAAATCAACTCAGCGATTTTTGGGAATATGATCCCGCTTCGAATGTGTGGACGCAGCGCGCAAACTTCCCCGGAAATTTTGGCGGAGGAGTTTACAAGGCAACCGGTTTTGAAGCGGGCGGAATGGGATACATCTGCGGAGGGCAGGTGGGTTCTTCTTCTTACAGCAACGAGTTGTGGCAATACAATCCGTCAACCAATATGTGGCTGCAGCGCGCAAACTTTCCTCCGGGTGACCGCTTCGGCTTGACAAGTTTTTCCATTAACGGAAAAGGATATGTGGGAACAGGCGCTGACTATAATTTAATGAACAACGATTTATGGGAATACAATCCATCAGGCGACACATGGGCGCAGAAAAATAATTTGCCCGCTTCGCAGCGAATGTACTGCACGGGTTTTGCCATCGGCACCAAAGGATACATTGCGCTCGGCACCGATGGCGGCAGCCGCACCGATTTATTTGAATACAATCCGTCCACAAATTCCTGGGCGGTGCGCTCGGCTTATCCGGGTGCGGCAAGAAAATCAACTCCGGCATTTACCATAGGCAACGAAGCGTTTGTGGGAACCGGCAGCAGCGATGCGGGCGACCGGAAAGACATGTATGTGTATTCTCCGCTGGTTCCCGCTGCCGTTGAAGAAATTTCACAGGAGAATTTGGTTTCTGTTTTTCCGAATCCTTTTGCTGAAACGGCAACACTGCGAATTACGAACCTTCACGCATTACGAATAGAAAAAATTCAAATTACATTTTTCAATTTAGCAGGAGAAGAAGTTCAGCCATTCGTAATTCGTAATTCGGATTCATTCGTAATTCGCAGGAATAATTTGAGAGCAGGAATTTATTTGTATAAAGTATCGGATGAGAAAAAAATAATCGGCACAGGGAAAATAATTGTTGAGTAA
- a CDS encoding DUF1295 domain-containing protein gives MTGETNYFLLIFAETYFMQHILIDSAIGILSFILVVYAIAQFIKDNSIVDIAWGIGFIIATSISFLESNKFFVQNLLANSLVVIWGLRLAIYIFVRHHGKPEDYRYKEMRDSWGKNVLLMGFLKVFFPQAIVMYIIAFPILVVNSFPHNEIQITDIAGGIIWLIGFFFEAVGDMQMFNYKKNPANKGKVMRYGLWKFTRHPNYFGEATMWWGIFLIAIPSGYWYLSLLSPIVITLLIIKVTGVELLEKKYKDNVEYQDYNRKTNSFFPGLPKK, from the coding sequence ATGACTGGTGAAACTAACTATTTTCTTCTCATCTTTGCTGAAACTTATTTCATGCAACATATATTAATTGACAGCGCCATCGGTATTCTTTCATTCATTCTTGTTGTCTACGCCATAGCGCAATTTATCAAAGACAACAGCATCGTGGATATTGCCTGGGGAATCGGTTTCATCATTGCCACCTCCATTTCTTTTCTCGAGTCGAATAAATTTTTTGTACAAAATCTTCTGGCGAATTCGTTGGTTGTTATATGGGGATTGCGACTTGCGATTTATATTTTCGTTCGCCATCACGGAAAACCAGAAGACTATCGTTATAAAGAAATGCGCGACAGTTGGGGAAAAAATGTTCTGCTGATGGGATTCTTGAAAGTTTTTTTTCCGCAGGCAATCGTGATGTACATAATTGCTTTTCCGATTCTGGTGGTGAATTCTTTTCCGCACAATGAAATTCAAATCACGGATATTGCAGGTGGAATCATCTGGCTCATCGGATTTTTCTTTGAAGCCGTTGGCGATATGCAAATGTTCAACTATAAAAAAAATCCGGCAAATAAAGGAAAAGTGATGCGCTACGGTTTATGGAAATTTACCCGCCACCCGAATTATTTTGGAGAAGCAACTATGTGGTGGGGAATTTTTCTGATTGCGATTCCTTCCGGTTACTGGTATCTCTCGCTTCTCAGTCCAATTGTAATTACACTCCTTATTATAAAAGTAACGGGCGTTGAACTGCTCGAAAAAAAATATAAAGACAATGTGGAATATCAGGATTACAATCGCAAAACAAATTCATTTTTCCCCGGGCTTCCGAAAAAATAA
- a CDS encoding class I SAM-dependent methyltransferase, whose product MVLNFLLEKNIIPDSLICWKIRQLLQQRLYEENKGSAEANKKYLLELIDELKNSPIAVETNSANEQHYEVPTEFYKLVLGKHLKYSSCYYKEGVSDLNTAECDMLELTCERAELKDGMEILELGCGWGSLSLFIAEKFPKSNITSVSNSRTQKIYIDNEAKKRNISNLTIITADMNHFSGDKKFDRVISVEMFEHMRNYHELMKRISNWLKEDGKLFVHIFTHKKSAYKFEIKDESDWMSKYFFTGGIMPNNDLLFYFDEHLVKENFWIVNGTHYSKTSEAWLKNMDSNKKEIISIFGNTYGKENALKWFVYWRIFFMACAELWGFNNGNEWMVCHYLFRKK is encoded by the coding sequence ATGGTTTTAAATTTTCTTCTAGAGAAAAATATCATTCCCGATTCATTGATTTGCTGGAAGATTCGGCAATTGCTTCAGCAGCGGCTTTATGAAGAAAATAAAGGAAGCGCAGAAGCAAATAAAAAATATTTGCTTGAATTAATTGACGAACTGAAAAATTCTCCCATTGCTGTTGAAACTAATTCCGCAAATGAACAGCATTACGAAGTGCCGACAGAATTTTACAAACTTGTTTTAGGAAAACATTTGAAATACAGTTCCTGTTATTATAAGGAAGGAGTTTCTGATTTAAATACTGCCGAGTGCGACATGCTCGAATTAACCTGCGAGCGAGCAGAATTAAAAGACGGAATGGAAATTCTTGAACTCGGCTGCGGATGGGGTTCGCTATCGTTATTCATAGCGGAAAAATTTCCGAAGAGCAATATAACTTCAGTTTCCAATTCACGCACACAGAAAATTTATATTGACAATGAAGCAAAGAAGAGAAACATTTCAAATCTTACCATTATTACAGCGGATATGAATCATTTTTCTGGCGATAAGAAATTTGACCGAGTTATTTCCGTGGAAATGTTTGAACATATGAGGAATTATCACGAACTGATGAAAAGAATTTCAAACTGGCTGAAAGAGGATGGAAAATTGTTCGTGCATATTTTCACTCACAAAAAATCTGCTTACAAGTTTGAAATAAAAGATGAATCGGATTGGATGAGCAAATACTTTTTCACAGGAGGAATAATGCCAAACAATGATTTGCTTTTTTATTTTGACGAGCATTTAGTGAAAGAGAATTTCTGGATTGTAAACGGAACCCATTATTCAAAAACTTCAGAAGCCTGGCTGAAAAATATGGATTCGAATAAAAAAGAAATCATTTCCATTTTTGGAAATACATATGGAAAAGAAAATGCTTTGAAATGGTTTGTCTACTGGAGAATTTTCTTCATGGCTTGCGCTGAACTCTGGGGATTTAACAATGGAAACGAGTGGATGGTTTGTCATTATCTCTTCAGGAAAAAATGA
- a CDS encoding MFS transporter: protein MENFSGEKLPFSKQIAYACGMLGWSILTNIIGVMLVYFYLPPSTSGLVNLLSQTLIFGVLNLAAAITGAGRLFDAFYDPFIGQLSDRSKNPKGRRIPFMKFAIVPAMIFCSLVYLPMTNHESISNALWLTIVLILFFVSATTYIIPYNAMLPEMAHTSEEKVRLSTFQQAGFVFGIIISSAINNIAGVFQHIFSFEERISAVQFSIVGLSILGGIFMAVPVFAIDEKKYCKGKPSQLSILPAMKQTFRNKNFIYYITADFSWYMALYIIVSGLLYFLTVLCGGKEEEGFYLMATMVLCSLLFYPFITIFANKTGKKKIVLFSFALMSGVFLLVYYLGKLPLPPKTQMYMLAIFASLPLATLGILPPAILAEIAEEDAKTSGENREGLYFAVKYFFVKLGQTFGMGLFAFLTLYGKDPGNDFGLRLNGICGFVLCVIAFVVFSNFREDKNVSGRVENK from the coding sequence ATGGAAAATTTTTCCGGGGAAAAACTTCCCTTCTCCAAACAAATTGCGTACGCCTGCGGAATGCTCGGCTGGAGCATTCTCACGAACATAATCGGAGTTATGCTCGTTTATTTTTATTTGCCGCCATCCACTTCCGGATTGGTGAATCTTTTATCTCAAACTTTAATTTTCGGGGTACTGAATCTTGCTGCGGCAATCACGGGCGCTGGAAGATTGTTCGATGCGTTTTACGACCCGTTCATCGGGCAACTCAGCGACCGAAGTAAAAATCCGAAGGGAAGAAGAATTCCGTTTATGAAATTTGCGATTGTTCCCGCCATGATTTTTTGTTCGCTTGTGTATTTGCCTATGACAAATCACGAAAGTATTTCGAACGCATTGTGGCTGACGATTGTTTTGATTCTGTTTTTTGTTTCTGCCACCACTTATATTATTCCGTACAATGCGATGCTTCCTGAAATGGCGCATACTTCGGAAGAAAAAGTGCGGCTCTCCACGTTTCAGCAGGCGGGATTTGTCTTCGGAATTATTATTTCTTCTGCAATCAATAATATTGCCGGTGTATTTCAACATATTTTTTCTTTTGAGGAACGGATTTCAGCCGTTCAGTTTTCTATTGTAGGATTGAGTATTCTCGGAGGAATTTTTATGGCCGTTCCTGTTTTTGCGATTGATGAAAAAAAATATTGCAAAGGGAAACCATCGCAGCTTTCTATTCTTCCTGCCATGAAACAAACATTCCGGAATAAAAATTTCATTTATTATATCACTGCCGATTTCTCCTGGTACATGGCGCTGTATATCATCGTGAGCGGCTTGCTTTATTTTCTCACCGTGCTGTGCGGGGGAAAAGAAGAAGAAGGATTTTACCTGATGGCAACCATGGTGCTGTGCTCGCTTTTATTTTATCCGTTCATTACTATTTTCGCCAATAAAACAGGAAAGAAAAAAATAGTGCTGTTTTCTTTTGCGCTGATGTCGGGAGTTTTTCTCTTGGTATATTACCTTGGGAAACTACCTCTTCCACCGAAAACTCAAATGTACATGCTTGCCATTTTTGCTTCGCTTCCATTGGCTACGCTCGGAATTTTACCTCCCGCCATTCTTGCCGAGATTGCAGAAGAGGATGCGAAAACCTCCGGTGAAAACCGCGAGGGGCTTTACTTTGCGGTGAAATATTTTTTCGTGAAACTCGGGCAAACATTCGGCATGGGGTTGTTTGCTTTTCTTACGCTCTATGGAAAAGACCCCGGCAATGATTTTGGTTTGCGGCTAAACGGCATCTGCGGGTTTGTGTTATGCGTGATTGCGTTTGTTGTTTTCTCAAATTTCAGAGAAGATAAAAACGTTAGCGGCAGAGTAGAAAATAAATAA
- a CDS encoding DUF1365 domain-containing protein produces MNSCLYRAQVMHHRFEPKQHRFHYNVFMFYIDWDEIDVLAKKFFFISRNRFNVFNFRDKDHLQLPKENPDKTKSTKEHIRDYLKQNGIELKNEKIFLLTNLCTFGYQFNPVSFYFILPSPSQGEGLEVRSCVVEISNTYREMKPFFLSKENFYGKKFHLNTTKHFYVSPFTDMDTQFDFNIGIPDEKLNIKIDTLAKDNNKIIITTLTGTRKELTNSRLFWYAIRFPFITLQIISLIHWNAFKLWLKKIPYHKKNSHIDLQREVYRSYK; encoded by the coding sequence ATGAATTCCTGTTTATACAGAGCGCAAGTAATGCACCATCGCTTTGAACCGAAGCAACACCGATTTCATTACAATGTGTTCATGTTCTATATTGATTGGGATGAAATTGATGTTCTCGCAAAAAAGTTTTTCTTCATCAGCAGGAATCGTTTTAATGTTTTCAACTTCCGCGACAAAGACCATCTGCAACTGCCAAAAGAAAATCCCGATAAAACAAAATCAACTAAAGAACATATCAGAGATTACCTGAAACAAAACGGAATTGAATTGAAAAATGAAAAAATATTTCTTCTTACAAACCTCTGCACATTCGGATACCAGTTCAATCCTGTTTCGTTTTACTTCATACTCCCCTCTCCTTCTCAAGGAGAGGGGTTGGAGGTGAGGTCTTGTGTTGTTGAAATCAGCAACACTTACAGGGAAATGAAACCATTCTTCCTCAGCAAAGAAAACTTTTACGGTAAGAAATTCCATCTCAACACCACAAAGCACTTTTACGTTTCTCCTTTTACAGATATGGATACACAGTTCGATTTTAATATTGGAATTCCTGATGAAAAACTGAATATAAAAATTGATACACTTGCAAAAGACAATAATAAAATAATCATCACTACACTCACGGGCACAAGAAAAGAACTTACCAATTCAAGATTATTCTGGTACGCCATCCGCTTCCCGTTTATAACTTTACAAATCATATCTTTGATTCACTGGAATGCGTTCAAGCTATGGTTGAAAAAAATTCCATACCACAAAAAGAATTCGCATATAGATTTGCAGCGGGAAGTATACAGGTCTTACAAATAA
- a CDS encoding FAD-dependent oxidoreductase: MKESLAIIGTGIAGMSCAHFLRHKFDLTIYEKNDYVGGHTNTITIDEDGKEIFIDTGFMVFNHVTYPLLTKLFSELKVPTKKTSMSFSVQHVPSGLEYCGSGLNGLFAQRKNIFSSRYIKMLKQISSFNSESIKILDNPKYDNYSLSTYIKEEDYSQDMLWKYLIPMCSAVWSTPMDLMVNFPAQTLVRFFFNHGFLGLNTQHQWYTVENGSKTYRDIFIKPFKEKIEVNNPVVKVERENNKAKVISKNGEKIFDKVIFASHGDESLKMISNPTEEEKRLLSKFKYQKNIATLHTDESVMPKTKRAWSSWNYRIEEKNNTLMPSTIYWMNSLQQVSEKKNYFVNINSEENIDKKKIIKTIEYTHPLFDLEAVKAQKELPKLNESGPLYFCGSYFRYGFHEDALLSSVNLCEQLTGKKVL; the protein is encoded by the coding sequence ATGAAAGAGTCGCTCGCTATAATCGGAACAGGAATCGCGGGAATGTCTTGCGCACATTTTCTCCGGCATAAATTTGATTTGACGATTTACGAGAAGAATGATTATGTAGGCGGACACACAAATACAATCACTATTGATGAAGATGGAAAAGAAATTTTCATTGACACGGGCTTCATGGTTTTTAATCACGTTACGTATCCGCTTTTAACAAAACTTTTTTCTGAATTAAAAGTTCCCACGAAAAAAACTTCCATGTCGTTTTCCGTTCAGCATGTGCCGAGCGGACTGGAATATTGCGGTTCGGGACTAAACGGATTATTTGCGCAACGGAAAAATATTTTCAGTTCTCGATATATAAAAATGCTGAAACAAATTTCCAGCTTCAACAGTGAGAGTATAAAAATTCTTGATAATCCTAAGTACGATAATTATTCATTGAGTACATATATAAAGGAAGAAGATTATAGCCAAGACATGCTCTGGAAATATTTAATACCGATGTGTTCTGCCGTGTGGAGCACTCCGATGGATTTAATGGTCAACTTCCCGGCACAAACGCTCGTAAGATTTTTTTTCAATCACGGTTTCCTCGGACTGAATACACAGCACCAGTGGTACACAGTAGAAAACGGAAGCAAAACCTACCGTGATATCTTTATCAAACCTTTCAAAGAAAAAATTGAAGTTAATAATCCTGTCGTGAAAGTTGAAAGAGAAAATAATAAAGCAAAAGTAATTTCAAAGAATGGAGAAAAAATATTTGATAAAGTAATTTTTGCCTCTCACGGAGATGAATCTTTAAAAATGATTTCAAATCCAACAGAAGAAGAAAAAAGATTGCTGAGCAAATTTAAGTACCAGAAAAATATTGCAACGCTTCACACAGATGAAAGCGTAATGCCTAAAACAAAACGCGCATGGTCAAGCTGGAACTACAGAATAGAAGAAAAGAATAATACTTTAATGCCTTCTACAATTTACTGGATGAATTCACTTCAACAAGTTTCGGAAAAGAAAAATTATTTTGTGAATATTAATAGCGAAGAAAATATTGATAAGAAAAAAATAATCAAGACAATTGAATACACTCACCCGCTGTTTGATTTGGAAGCCGTGAAAGCACAAAAAGAATTACCAAAATTAAACGAAAGCGGTCCGCTGTATTTTTGCGGAAGTTATTTCAGATATGGCTTTCATGAGGACGCATTGTTGTCATCTGTAAATTTATGCGAGCAATTAACTGGAAAAAAAGTATTATGA
- a CDS encoding T9SS type A sorting domain-containing protein, which produces MNLFTKLFFLHFLFSVVALSELEGQQYIWTQKASLPAAARHRCAVLNIGGRAYLGLGHYNVMGDVLFDDWWEYDPGTNSWTQKANFGGGKRLGPAYFTIGNKGYVGTGRDITGTNYNDLWEYDPMTNKWTQKASFAGSARRMAVGFPIGNKGYIGTGEGPTNYLASLWEYDPSTNSWTQKASYPPGGRFAATGFSIGNKGYLGTGEDNTGNSSNDFYEYDPATNVWTLKANVPGVAREAACGFSYNGKGYIGTGEDYQSGNSQSDFYEYDPTTNSWDTIANFAGTARRYMVGVSLGTRAYAGTGTSGNNFNDWWEYGNLSAVDELNPEDRVSIFPNPFSESAALRITNPGELQIEKLQIKVFDNTGKEILPLIIRNADSFVIRRGDIAAGIYFLRLISENKIIATKKFIIQ; this is translated from the coding sequence ATGAATCTCTTTACAAAACTTTTCTTTTTACATTTTCTTTTTTCCGTTGTCGCTCTGAGTGAATTGGAAGGGCAGCAATACATCTGGACGCAGAAAGCATCTTTGCCTGCAGCTGCGCGCCATCGCTGCGCGGTGCTGAACATTGGCGGGCGCGCATATCTCGGGCTCGGGCATTACAACGTGATGGGCGATGTGCTCTTCGATGACTGGTGGGAATATGACCCGGGAACAAATTCATGGACGCAGAAAGCAAATTTTGGCGGAGGAAAACGTTTAGGCCCTGCTTACTTCACCATCGGAAATAAAGGTTATGTCGGAACAGGAAGAGACATCACCGGGACAAACTACAATGACTTGTGGGAATATGACCCGATGACAAACAAGTGGACACAAAAAGCTTCGTTTGCAGGTTCCGCCAGAAGGATGGCAGTTGGATTTCCCATAGGCAACAAAGGATATATTGGAACAGGCGAAGGTCCTACCAACTATCTCGCAAGTTTATGGGAGTACGACCCTTCCACAAATTCCTGGACACAAAAGGCATCCTATCCTCCGGGCGGAAGATTTGCTGCGACAGGTTTTTCCATAGGGAACAAAGGATATTTGGGAACAGGAGAAGATAACACCGGAAATTCCAGCAATGATTTTTATGAATATGACCCCGCCACAAATGTCTGGACGCTAAAAGCAAATGTTCCCGGAGTTGCACGCGAAGCCGCCTGCGGATTTTCTTACAACGGAAAAGGATACATCGGCACAGGTGAAGATTATCAGAGCGGAAATTCGCAAAGCGATTTTTATGAATATGACCCGACAACAAATTCCTGGGATACGATTGCAAATTTTGCCGGCACTGCCCGCAGATACATGGTGGGAGTTTCACTCGGCACAAGAGCATATGCGGGAACGGGAACCAGCGGAAATAATTTTAACGACTGGTGGGAATACGGAAATCTTTCAGCGGTTGATGAATTGAATCCGGAAGACAGGGTTTCAATTTTTCCAAATCCTTTCTCCGAAAGCGCTGCACTGCGAATTACTAATCCTGGCGAATTGCAAATAGAAAAATTACAGATAAAAGTTTTTGATAACACAGGAAAAGAAATTCTTCCACTTATAATTCGTAATGCGGATTCATTCGTAATTCGCAGAGGAGACATTGCCGCAGGAATTTATTTTCTCCGGTTGATTTCAGAAAACAAAATCATTGCAACTAAAAAATTTATTATTCAGTGA